Proteins from a genomic interval of Brucella melitensis bv. 1 str. 16M:
- a CDS encoding glycosyltransferase family 2 protein, giving the protein MNAKTLCIIVPVYNEAEGLSDLLDRLHSAADNIASQFTLNIEFIFIDDGSSDGSFALLKAHDFGSRPVRLLRFSRNFGKEAALSAGIDAAEGADAAILMDADLQHPPEMIADFVRIWQEEDADSVYAYKASRLASEGPVKAALSRAFFWVINRDQRYKIPPGAGGFRLVNRRFMAALRSLPESDRFMKGLYGWVGFNQVGLPLQPPPRMRGTSYYNPLQLLLMSLGAMTSFSTTPLRLMALAGIVVAGLSAAYGLYVLSEYFFFPGVPVGLTSILALTAFFGGIQLMFLGLLGEYIGKSVLEAKKRPIYILAEDIRRKESDDADRG; this is encoded by the coding sequence ATGAACGCAAAGACCCTCTGCATTATCGTTCCTGTCTATAATGAGGCGGAAGGCTTGTCTGATCTGCTCGACCGCTTGCACTCTGCCGCGGACAATATCGCCAGCCAATTTACGCTCAATATCGAGTTTATCTTTATTGACGATGGCAGCAGTGACGGCAGTTTCGCGCTGTTGAAGGCGCATGATTTCGGGTCCCGTCCGGTTCGCCTGCTGCGTTTTTCACGCAATTTCGGCAAGGAAGCAGCGCTATCTGCCGGGATAGACGCCGCTGAAGGGGCAGATGCGGCCATCCTGATGGATGCCGATCTTCAGCACCCGCCTGAAATGATCGCGGATTTCGTTCGTATCTGGCAAGAGGAAGATGCTGATAGCGTTTATGCCTACAAGGCCAGTCGTCTCGCCTCGGAAGGGCCGGTAAAGGCTGCATTGTCACGGGCGTTCTTCTGGGTCATCAATCGTGATCAGCGATATAAAATTCCGCCGGGGGCGGGAGGTTTTCGCCTGGTCAATCGTCGCTTCATGGCCGCCCTGCGCAGCCTGCCGGAGAGCGACCGTTTCATGAAGGGGCTCTATGGCTGGGTCGGCTTTAATCAGGTCGGCCTTCCTCTCCAGCCGCCTCCCCGTATGCGGGGTACCAGTTATTACAATCCGCTCCAGCTATTATTGATGTCGCTTGGCGCAATGACCAGTTTCTCGACAACGCCCCTGCGCCTCATGGCATTGGCAGGTATTGTCGTGGCCGGCCTCAGCGCTGCATATGGCCTTTATGTCCTGTCGGAATATTTCTTCTTCCCCGGCGTTCCGGTTGGCCTTACCTCGATTCTGGCATTGACTGCATTCTTCGGAGGGATCCAGCTGATGTTCCTCGGGCTGCTTGGCGAGTATATCGGTAAGTCCGTATTGGAAGCCAAGAAACGCCCGATCTACATTCTGGCTGAAGATATCCGCCGCAAGGAAAGCGATGATGCGGATCGCGGATGA
- a CDS encoding DUF1217 domain-containing protein, whose amino-acid sequence MVDTMTSYRLIASNMTRSLQRVSKEPLVERETAYYKENIGNVKSVDDFMADTRLFNYAMKAFGLEDMAYAKAFVRKILTEGVTDEDAMANKLTDKRYKEFATVFDFAGKGAQATQSTAAQQGVIDKYVRQTLEKEAGSQNEGVRLALYFERKAPSLTNAYEILGDKALLTMVQTTFGWPSTMSNADIDKQAKMIADKIDFSKMSDPDYVSKFISRFTAMHEMNNPTASSPASIASFLLGGTSSIGISMNILATLQNFKPGGR is encoded by the coding sequence ATGGTCGATACGATGACGAGCTATCGCCTGATCGCGTCGAATATGACGCGGTCATTGCAGCGCGTTTCAAAAGAGCCGCTGGTGGAGCGCGAAACGGCCTATTACAAGGAAAATATCGGCAATGTGAAATCGGTTGATGATTTCATGGCCGATACGCGGCTCTTCAATTACGCCATGAAGGCGTTCGGCCTTGAAGACATGGCCTATGCCAAGGCTTTCGTGCGCAAGATCCTGACTGAAGGCGTCACCGATGAAGACGCGATGGCCAATAAGCTGACCGACAAACGCTACAAGGAATTTGCCACCGTCTTCGATTTTGCAGGCAAAGGCGCGCAGGCCACGCAGAGTACGGCGGCGCAGCAGGGTGTGATTGACAAATATGTCCGCCAGACGCTGGAAAAGGAAGCGGGCAGCCAGAATGAGGGCGTCCGGCTTGCGCTCTATTTCGAGCGCAAGGCGCCCTCGCTCACCAATGCCTATGAAATTCTTGGCGACAAGGCATTGCTGACCATGGTGCAGACGACCTTTGGCTGGCCGTCCACCATGTCCAATGCAGATATCGACAAGCAGGCGAAAATGATCGCCGACAAAATCGATTTTTCCAAGATGTCCGATCCCGACTATGTATCGAAGTTCATTTCGCGCTTCACGGCCATGCATGAAATGAACAATCCGACCGCGAGCAGTCCGGCCTCCATCGCATCGTTTCTTCTGGGCGGCACCTCATCCATCGGCATTTCGATGAACATCCTCGCAACCCTGCAAAACTTCAAGCCGGGTGGGCGCTGA
- a CDS encoding phosphatase PAP2 family protein, which produces MKQAHGPDDNRSMWMLMGIGIVCVFGFFIQILVLSRYLDRPLALFMASQKGTALVDIAAHITKFGKAYWFLVPAAALFVFYRFINRSPQKSFNCFFIIASIAVSGIVIKILKIIFGRARPGVLIDDGFYGFTFFRLDREFNSFPSAHTGVAIAAGVALALIMQKHRWVPIILGIVIASSRIIINAHYLSDVVASSLISTVTVLLLYDILGYFGYRAGEPDRHSPDMQGSLKLMSNVIGAPVAEHENGQRPQDGLTTRIIGVMNIAAILILIGLIFDFVLIEWFEWQYQPAELIPGWWLPAAITLCALGVGASLYVGRAGRGCARR; this is translated from the coding sequence ATGAAACAAGCACATGGACCCGACGATAATCGCAGCATGTGGATGCTCATGGGCATCGGGATCGTCTGCGTTTTCGGCTTTTTTATTCAAATATTGGTATTGAGCCGATATCTCGACCGCCCGCTTGCACTGTTTATGGCGTCCCAGAAAGGGACTGCCCTCGTGGATATCGCGGCACATATAACGAAATTTGGTAAAGCCTATTGGTTCCTCGTGCCAGCGGCAGCCCTTTTTGTTTTTTATCGGTTTATAAACCGCTCACCACAAAAGAGCTTCAACTGCTTTTTCATCATTGCAAGCATTGCCGTTTCTGGAATTGTCATCAAAATTCTCAAGATAATATTTGGAAGGGCGCGCCCGGGGGTTCTGATCGACGACGGGTTTTATGGATTTACGTTTTTCCGGCTGGATAGGGAGTTCAACTCGTTCCCTTCGGCGCATACCGGTGTTGCCATCGCTGCCGGAGTGGCCCTTGCGCTTATCATGCAAAAGCATCGCTGGGTTCCCATAATCCTCGGCATTGTCATTGCAAGTTCGCGGATCATCATCAATGCGCATTATCTCAGCGATGTCGTGGCCTCGTCGCTCATATCGACCGTAACCGTACTCCTGCTATATGATATTCTTGGATATTTCGGCTACCGGGCGGGCGAACCGGACCGCCATTCTCCCGATATGCAAGGCTCCTTGAAGCTTATGTCGAACGTGATCGGAGCACCCGTGGCCGAACACGAAAACGGGCAAAGGCCGCAGGATGGCCTGACAACACGCATTATCGGTGTGATGAACATCGCCGCCATTCTGATTTTAATCGGACTCATATTCGATTTCGTCCTCATTGAATGGTTTGAATGGCAGTATCAGCCCGCCGAGCTAATTCCGGGCTGGTGGCTGCCGGCCGCAATCACGCTTTGCGCGCTTGGCGTCGGCGCGAGCTTGTATGTCGGGCGAGCCGGGCGCGGCTGCGCCAGACGATGA
- the motA gene encoding flagellar motor stator protein MotA produces MGIIVGLVITLGCMLGGFIAMGGHVSVLIQPWEFIIILGAALGTFFVANPFSLVKDTGRACMEAFTDAVPKQRDYLDVLGVLYSLMRELRAKSRNEVEVHIDNPKESPIFLAYPSVLKKEDLTNFICDYCRLIIVGNVRSYEIEALMDEEIRTIARDKLKPYQAMITISEALPALGIVAAVLSVIKAMGALDQSPEVLGHLIGAALVGTFAGIFFSYGVIGPIANKIKSTREKNNRLYIVVKQTLLAYMNGSLPQIAVEYGRKTISAYERPTIDVVEQETMASVPTQQAA; encoded by the coding sequence TTGGGCATTATCGTCGGTCTCGTCATCACGCTGGGCTGTATGCTGGGCGGCTTCATTGCCATGGGCGGGCATGTCAGTGTGCTGATCCAGCCGTGGGAATTCATCATCATTCTGGGCGCCGCACTCGGCACCTTTTTCGTGGCCAATCCCTTTTCGCTCGTGAAAGACACGGGCCGCGCCTGCATGGAAGCCTTCACGGACGCCGTGCCGAAGCAGCGCGATTATCTCGATGTTCTGGGCGTACTCTACAGCCTGATGCGCGAGCTGCGCGCCAAATCGCGCAACGAGGTGGAAGTCCATATAGACAATCCGAAGGAATCCCCGATTTTCCTCGCTTATCCAAGCGTGCTGAAAAAGGAAGACCTCACCAATTTCATCTGCGACTATTGCCGTCTCATCATTGTCGGCAATGTGCGCTCCTATGAAATAGAAGCCCTGATGGATGAGGAAATCCGCACCATCGCGCGCGACAAGCTGAAACCCTATCAGGCCATGATAACGATCTCGGAAGCCCTGCCCGCGCTCGGCATCGTCGCCGCCGTTCTAAGCGTCATCAAGGCCATGGGCGCGCTCGACCAGTCGCCGGAAGTGCTGGGCCATCTCATCGGCGCCGCACTCGTCGGCACCTTTGCCGGCATCTTCTTCTCCTATGGCGTGATCGGCCCCATCGCCAACAAGATCAAATCGACCCGCGAGAAGAACAACCGCCTCTATATCGTCGTGAAACAGACGCTTCTTGCCTATATGAACGGCTCCCTGCCGCAGATCGCCGTGGAATATGGCCGCAAGACCATTTCCGCCTATGAGCGCCCGACCATCGACGTGGTGGAGCAGGAAACCATGGCAAGCGTGCCAACACAGCAGGCCGCCTGA
- a CDS encoding GtrA family protein, giving the protein MAPRAMFKRFPIFVGGSAIGAVIDYVVTLSASNYINLYPPVALALLISGSVVFFFHIRITFQYSTHKIFRQYALFMGWTCAIYFLRAAMLQICLYADLPLAVALILAIGLASVINFVISSVIIFAKSPS; this is encoded by the coding sequence ATGGCGCCCCGCGCGATGTTTAAACGCTTCCCCATTTTTGTCGGCGGCTCCGCAATAGGCGCTGTCATTGATTATGTCGTGACGCTGTCTGCGAGCAATTACATAAATTTATATCCGCCGGTTGCGCTGGCGCTGCTTATCAGCGGTTCTGTGGTATTCTTTTTCCATATCCGCATTACATTTCAGTATTCAACGCACAAAATATTTCGGCAATACGCTCTTTTTATGGGCTGGACATGTGCGATTTATTTTCTTCGTGCTGCGATGTTACAAATATGCTTGTATGCGGACTTGCCACTTGCGGTTGCGCTAATTCTGGCGATCGGGCTCGCCTCAGTCATTAACTTCGTTATCTCGTCCGTCATCATTTTTGCAAAGAGTCCATCATGA